From the Streptomyces sp. SN-593 genome, the window ATGCCAAGGACCGCAACACCCGTCCCCAGGGCGCCCCGTACGGGCAGCCCGCCCCGCCGCCCCGGCCGCCGAACACCCCGGTGCCGCGGCCGGCCGCGCCACCGCCCGCCCCGGCGCAGGCGCCGCCGCTGTCCGCGGTCGAGCGCTGGCTGCGCACCCCGCGCGTGTCGGACGCCCCCGGGATCTACGCCTACGGGCACGTGCCCCGGCCGCCGGACGACCCCGACCGGATGACCGACCGCAGGCTGATCGGCGGGGCGGTGCTGGCGCTGCTGTGCTGGTTCCTGCTGTGGTCGCTGATGAAGAACGGCTACGTCCCGCTCTGGAAGCGCCCGCTGACCATGCTCACCCCCGGTGCCTGGTGGCACGGCAGCCACCCCTCACGGATGGGCCAGTTCGCCGCCGCCTTCTACGAGTGCCTGTGGCTGGCACTGCTCACCCACTACTTCGCGAAGATCGGCAGTTGGCGGGAGGTGGGCCGGCGCTACCTGAGCGAGCCGCGCGCCCGGGCCGCCGCCGCCGCGGCGATCGGCGTGGCCGTCTGGGTGCTCAGCGACAAGAACGTCCTGCCGCTGATGTCGCTGATACTGCCGTTCTACCCGCCGTCGTCCTTCCAGCACGGCCAGCAGGCGGCGCTGCGCGTGCAGTACGAGGTCGACGTGATCGCCGCGCTGGTCGTGGCGGTCGCGGCCGCGAAGTACGGCCGCTGGGCCGACCTGCTGCGCGGGCGCACCGGGCCCGGCGGCCGGCAGCCGTACGCGCCCGGAGCCGTACCGAAGCAGGGCCCCGGCGAGCCCGCGGCGCTCCCCGCGCCGGCCGAGTGGGCGGAGCTGCGGGCGGCCGGGTACGCCGCGGTGGCCGACCGGCTCGCGCAGGACGTGCGCACCGGCCGGATGAACGACGTCGACTGCGCCCGGGTGCGCCGGGCATGGCAGGCGGTGCACCAGCGGCACGAGGGCGCGCAGGAGTTCGCGGACGGCGTGCTGCGGCTCGGCGGCGCCGCCATGGTGCACCCCTCCGGCGCCCGTGACGTGCCGCGGCGGACCGCCGACCACGACCTGCTCGGCGGCCAGGTGCGGATCGGCACGGGCGTGGAGGACAAGCGCAACGGCTACCAGTACCGCGGCGCGGGCATCGCCCTCGACCCGGGCGTGCTCGGCACCGGGCTGCTCGCCGTCGGGCCGCCCGGCGCCGGCAAGAGCCGACTGCTGATGCGCCCGGTGGTCGAGTCGCTGTGCCTCCAGGCGCTCGCCGGCCGCGCCGCGGTCGTCGCGGTCGCCGGCGCCGACGTGGACCTCGGCCCGGCCGAGGCGTACGACGTGGTGATCTCGCTCGCCGACCCCGCCTCGCGCTACGACCTCGACCTGTACGGCGGCACCACCGATCCCGACACGGCCGCCTGGCTGCTCGCCGAGGCGCTGACCGACGGACCGGAGACCGACCAGCGCCGCGCCGCCACCGCGCTGGGCCAGTTGCTGGGCCCCTACGCCGCCGCGCACGGCCGGTTCCCGCCGGTGCCGGTGCTGCGCGAACTGCTGGAGGGGCTGCCGCACGCCTTCGCCGCGCTGCGCGAGGCCGTCGACGCGGTGGGCATGCCGGGCCTGGTGCGCGAACTCGACGCCCGGGAGCGGCAGAGCGCCCGGCCCGGCGACATCGGCACCGCGCTCGCCGACCGGATCGGGGTGCTCGACCGGCCCGCGTTCGCCGGCTTCTTCGACACCTCGGGGCGCAGCCGGCCGTTCGCCATGCACGCGCTGGCGCACCCGCTGCGGGTCCGGGTGGAGCTGCCCGAACGCGGCCACGCCGAGGCGTCCCGCATCCTGGTGCGGCTGCTGCTCGCCCAGTTCACCGCCGCGGTCTCCGCCCGCCGGGACCGCTCGCTGTTCGCCTGCATCGTGGTCGACGACGCCGCCCAGGCGCTGTCGGAGGGGACGCTGCGGGCGCTGCCGTCCCTGCGCGGCCTCAACGCCGGCGCGCTGTTCGGGCTGCGCTCGCTGGACGCGCTGCCGGAGGGGCTGCGCGGGGCGGTGGTCGGCGCGGTCGGCTGCCGGATGGTGTTCGCGGGCGTCTCGCCGCGCGACGGCCGGTTCTTCTCCGAGACGTGGGGCACCATGCGGGTGCAGACCCGCGACGTCACCCGGACCCCCGACCAGTCCGGCGGGCTGCCCCGGCGGCTGAGCCGCGGCGTACGGCGGCTGTTCACCGGAGAGGTCGTCACCACCGAGTCGGTCACCGTCCGCGAGGTGGAGCGGGAGCGCTGGTCGGCCGCCGACCTCTCCCATCAGGTTCCCGTGGGGCACGCGGTGGTGTCGCTGACCACGACCACGGGCGAGCACGCGCCACCCGTGCTGGTCGACCTGCGCACGTGAGGGGGTGCGGTACGGTGCGGGGGAATCCAGGGTGCCGGCGGCCGGTCGGCGGGCCTGCGTCCTCGAACGGCACCAGGTAGGCATGCCTCTCACGCTCGCGTCGCTCGCGCACCACACGTCGCTCAGGCTCACCGCGCTCGCCGCGGGCGAGCGGCTCGGCGCGCAGGTGCGCTGGGTGCACACCAGCGAGCTGGAGGACCCCGCGCCCTACCTGGAGGGCGGCGAACTCCTCCTCACCACCGGCCTGAAGCTGGACACGGCCGACACCGGGGCGGTGGCCGCCTACGTGCGGCGGCTGGCGGCGGCCGGCGTGGTCGGGCTCGGGTTCGGCGTCGGCGTGGGCCACGACGAGGTGCCGCGGGCGCTGGTCGAGGCCGCGCAGGAGGCCGGCCTGCCCCTGCTGGAGGTGCCGCGGGCCACGCCCTTCATCGCGATCAGCAAGGCGGTGTCGGCGGCGGTGGCCGCCGACCGGTACCAGGCGGTGACGGCCGGCTTCGAGGCGCAGCGGGAGCTCACCAGGGCGGCGCTGGCGCCCGACGGGACCGCCGCGCTGCTGGCCCGGCTGGCCGCGCACCTCAACGGCTGGGCGGCGCTGTACGACGCGTCCGGCGCGGTACTGGCCGCGGCACCGGAGTGGGCGGGGCGCAGGGCCGCGCGGCTGGGCGGCGAGATCGACCGGCTGCGGGCCGTGCCGGCGCCCGCGAGCGCGGCGGTGGCCGGCCCGGCCGGCAGCGAGGACCGGGTCGAGCTCCAGTCGCTGGGCACCGGGCGGCGGCCGCGCGGCTTCCTCGCGGTCGGCACCGAGGAGCGCCTCGACACCTCCGCGCGGTACGTCGTGCACGCCGCGGTCGCGCTGCTGACGCTGTCGCTCGAACAGTCCCGGGCCCTGGTCGCCGCCCAGGGCCGGCTCTCCGCGGCGCTGTTGCGGATGCTGCTGGCCGGCGAGACCGAGCACGCCCGCGCCACCGCCGGGCCGCTGTACGGCACGCTCCTGGACGCGCCGGTGCGGATGCTCGTCGCCGAGGCGGGCGGAAGCGCGGCCGGCGCACAGGCGCCGCTCGGGTCGGAGGCGCCGCAGGGCGTCGAGGCACCCGGGCTCCCCGAGGCGCTGGCGCTGCTGGCCGAGCGCACGGAGGCCGCCGCGGTCCGCGCCGCCGAACCCGTCCTGGTCGTCACCGAGGGCGAGCGGCTGATCGTGCTCGCGGCCGAGGGCGCCGCGGCGCTCACCGTGGCCGCCGACCTGGCCGGGGCCGAGGAGGGGGTGGCGGTCGGCGTGTCGGCGCCGGTCGATCCCGCCGACGCGCCCACCGCCCGCGGCCAGGCCGAACGCGCCCTCGCGGTGGCCCGGCGGCGCGGTGTGAACCTGGTCGAGCACGGCGAGGTCGGGGTCGGCTCGGTGGTCCCGCTGCTCGCCGACGACGCGGTGCGCGCCTTCGCGGAGGGGCTGCTGCGGCCGCTGCGGGAACACGACGCGACCTCGCGGGGGGACCTGGTGGCGTCGCTCGCCGCGTGGCTGGCCCGCCACGGCCAGTG encodes:
- a CDS encoding ATP/GTP-binding protein: MDAKDRNTRPQGAPYGQPAPPPRPPNTPVPRPAAPPPAPAQAPPLSAVERWLRTPRVSDAPGIYAYGHVPRPPDDPDRMTDRRLIGGAVLALLCWFLLWSLMKNGYVPLWKRPLTMLTPGAWWHGSHPSRMGQFAAAFYECLWLALLTHYFAKIGSWREVGRRYLSEPRARAAAAAAIGVAVWVLSDKNVLPLMSLILPFYPPSSFQHGQQAALRVQYEVDVIAALVVAVAAAKYGRWADLLRGRTGPGGRQPYAPGAVPKQGPGEPAALPAPAEWAELRAAGYAAVADRLAQDVRTGRMNDVDCARVRRAWQAVHQRHEGAQEFADGVLRLGGAAMVHPSGARDVPRRTADHDLLGGQVRIGTGVEDKRNGYQYRGAGIALDPGVLGTGLLAVGPPGAGKSRLLMRPVVESLCLQALAGRAAVVAVAGADVDLGPAEAYDVVISLADPASRYDLDLYGGTTDPDTAAWLLAEALTDGPETDQRRAATALGQLLGPYAAAHGRFPPVPVLRELLEGLPHAFAALREAVDAVGMPGLVRELDARERQSARPGDIGTALADRIGVLDRPAFAGFFDTSGRSRPFAMHALAHPLRVRVELPERGHAEASRILVRLLLAQFTAAVSARRDRSLFACIVVDDAAQALSEGTLRALPSLRGLNAGALFGLRSLDALPEGLRGAVVGAVGCRMVFAGVSPRDGRFFSETWGTMRVQTRDVTRTPDQSGGLPRRLSRGVRRLFTGEVVTTESVTVREVERERWSAADLSHQVPVGHAVVSLTTTTGEHAPPVLVDLRT
- a CDS encoding PucR family transcriptional regulator, yielding MPLTLASLAHHTSLRLTALAAGERLGAQVRWVHTSELEDPAPYLEGGELLLTTGLKLDTADTGAVAAYVRRLAAAGVVGLGFGVGVGHDEVPRALVEAAQEAGLPLLEVPRATPFIAISKAVSAAVAADRYQAVTAGFEAQRELTRAALAPDGTAALLARLAAHLNGWAALYDASGAVLAAAPEWAGRRAARLGGEIDRLRAVPAPASAAVAGPAGSEDRVELQSLGTGRRPRGFLAVGTEERLDTSARYVVHAAVALLTLSLEQSRALVAAQGRLSAALLRMLLAGETEHARATAGPLYGTLLDAPVRMLVAEAGGSAAGAQAPLGSEAPQGVEAPGLPEALALLAERTEAAAVRAAEPVLVVTEGERLIVLAAEGAAALTVAADLAGAEEGVAVGVSAPVDPADAPTARGQAERALAVARRRGVNLVEHGEVGVGSVVPLLADDAVRAFAEGLLRPLREHDATSRGDLVASLAAWLARHGQWDAAAADLGVHRHTLRYRMRRVEEILGRSLDDPDVRMELWLALKTEQ